In Podospora pseudocomata strain CBS 415.72m chromosome 4, whole genome shotgun sequence, the genomic stretch CAATGCTCGCGCGCTCGGCGTCATACAACCTTCTCGAACCGGAGATACAGCTGCTCGTTTGCAGGACGTGAGGTGTACCCATCTGACTGATTCGCtacaccctcatcatccacaatGTGGCTAGTGTAGTTGGAGTAGATGGCCGCCATCATGAGTTTCATCTCTGTTGAAGACGTCAGACAGGCAGAAATGCCATCAAAAGCATGAGCACAACTCACCATTCATTGCAAAGTTGGACCCAATACACATCCTACCGCCTGAACCGAAAGCCCAGAATTGCCTGTTCCGCAGTTTCCTTACGTCTTCTGTTCCCGTCCCCGGCAGCCACCGAGTGTAGTCCCATTTCTCAGCATCTGGAAAGACTGCCTCGTCACGATGGAGAGTATAGGCCAAAGCTGCCACCCTCACGCCACCCGGCACATGGTACAAGCCTAGACGACAGCCCGCCTCAGGAGTTTGACGTGGCTGTGGCCCAGGGATTGGCGCGTGAAGGCGTAGTGTTTCTGTCAATACGGCGTGAAGTAGAGGGAGACTGTCCAGCTTTTTGGGATCCGGCATATCAATCGTTCCATCTGGGCGCTGTCGCAGGTTTGGTGTCATGCCCAGAAGTTCAGTTCTCAGCTTCTCTTGCAGTTCCAATGACTGTGATAGCCTCCAGGTTAGATATGTAAGGGCCAAGCCAGCCGTTTCCTGGCCTGCCAGCACGTGGTCGAAAAGCTCTGATGCAACTGACAGCCGGAAGTTGGACACAGCCGGATACAGGAGCGAGTCCTTGCCCTTCGTAGTTTCATCTTTCCGAAGCCCACCAACTAGACTTTTCCATACTACAGGCTCATCCCTTGGGTCAATGTTAGTTGTGTCGGGAAAGGCGGATATCTGATCACAGAGCCGTAGACACCAGTCGCCAAGCTCCTTATTGGCTGCATCCACCCACTTGGGGCAAAAGGGAATGCCAATCTTGCGGCAGAATCTGGTGAACTGTGGCATCTCTTGATCGTAATATCCATAACCCTGGCGGGCCCTGTACAGCTCGAGAAAGTGCTCTCTGTAGGCCTTGTCGCCTAGAAAGTCGGTTCCATTCCTCAGCCCAAAGAGGTAGCCGGCGAtaaaatccatcgttgccGCCATAAACACCGAATAGATATCGATGCCATGGGGAAGCTGGGTATCTTTGGCGGACCGTTCAAGAATCGGCAGAATCCTCTCGGAAAGAATGGCGTGCCCTTGGGCTGAAGCCGCCGGACTCGACTGCATGTATGACTTGGAGTAGACATGGGATATCAACCGCTTCCGTGCCGAGTGCTCGGCAGAAGGTCTTGCCGAAAACATGCAGACAGCGCTTTAGAAAGTGTGTAAGCACAAGTAGAAAGCAAGACGATTGATTGCTGTCTGTGCGTGCCATACCCATAGTTGTCAAAAACAGAATACCACGAAGTCTTCTCAAATCCACCCTGGTAAACAGTGCGGACACAGTCCACGTCATCGATGCTCAGTTCACTGGGTCCAACTCGGACTATGGGACCGTGACGGCGGTGGGCGGCAAAGAGTGTTTTATTTTCTCGATGGGTGAATCGAATCCGCAGGATCCAGAGGCGGGAAAACGGGACAGACCAGTGAGCGTTGGGAATGCGCGCAAGAGGGGAGAACCATGCAGGCCAAAAGATGAAACGATATGTCAGAAAAGCAAACAAGGCGGCTGCGGCGCAACTCAGCCCTGTGAAGCCATCAGCCATCTTCATAGGCTTCCAAAACGTCTCTGACTCTTTTCCCTTTTGATGCGGGCTCGCTTTCAACGTGCATGAAAGATTGATGACTGCAGACAGGTTGGGAGTCAATTGGCCTTGGCCGGGTAATCTGGCTGCCCGATTGAGACTCGCGCTGATGTATTATTGGTCAAAATCTTTACGCTAGCCCGTTTGTGGCTAGTGCGGCAGTTGAGTCACGGCATTGATAGATGACCCTCGGAATCCACTTCAGAAGTTCCATCCAGTGTTGTGTCATTGGTTCCTGTCGACCAAGTCAAAAGCAAGCAGCAGACGGTTGATATTCAACATCAACgtctcttcatcttcataCAACCTTTGCTTTACAAACAGCAAACTGTGTATATTTCATTGGCCGCTCTTAGTTTCAGAAGCAATGGGGTCCTCGGTGCCCAGAAGCTTCATCGACCTTCCGCTGGAAATCCAGTTCCTGGTTTTCGCCAACTTTGACTGTGCACGCGACCTTCGAGCGCTTGCCTTGACTTGCAAGAAGCTGCATAGCGCTGTCAACAACGATGGATGGCGACGTTTCGTGGAACGCAGTTTTCCCTCTCTGTCTATTCCCATTCCAAACGGAAATCGCCACACCTGGGAACAACTTGCCGAATCACTCACCTGGCAAAGTCGATGCTGGGACCGGCGAGCTCTGCAATTCCAAGTTCTACTACACTCACCACACGGCGATGAGGTGAGACGGCACCGAGGGAATGCGAGGGGGAGAGGTCTATTCCActctgttgttgatgctCATTTCGACCCAGCCACCCATGAAGAGCTCGTTGTATGGGGTGCCGGAGAAGACATCGTTGGCCGGTATAGGGAGCGCCAGGGACCGGACAAGCCATCCAAGTGTTCGTGGCACAGCGTTAATGGCAAGGAACTGGGCTTCAGAGCGGCTTACGATGATGTCAACTCGGTAAAGAtcgtcaaccaccacaccggACGAGCTGTTGTCACTGGAAGGCACAATGGAACACTGTCGCTCATATCAGCGGAACCGGATCGCTTTGGCCAGCTCATCTCGGAGTTCAAGTTCGGTCCTCCAGAAACATCTGAAACAAACAACGGCTCAGAACCGGAAAATCTCAGTTCGTTGGATGTTCTCCAACACGGCTCCAACACAAGAATAGCGGCTGCCACGAGGAATGGCCTGGCCGTATTCGACCTTCCTGCGGACGCCACAACCGAACTAGAGCTATCTGCTACATTTGATCTCAAAACAGAGATATTCTCTCTGAACACCTCGAGACTCAGTCGTGCCAAATGGATGGAACAGGGCGAAACCGTTGCATTGGCTTTGAGTGGCTCTCCCGATCCTCTCCGTTACCTCTCCCTGACACCAACGGGCATCACTCATCACACAGCTGCCAAGAATGCATCAATTGCGGCTCAGTTTGAGCTCAAGGACAATGGAAATATCTGTCCCAATTCTCTAGAACCTGTTTGTCGGACTGGAGGCTGCAGAACCAGTCTACTTCTCAGCGCGTGGCGAGATGGGACTATCAGGTGCGTCAACCTGACAGCTTCCGAACCGCGTCTGGCCATGGTACTAACACCGTCTGTAGGTTACAAGACTTACgcacaccatcaccgttTGACGCTGTCTATCAAGACAATGTTGATCCATGGGTTGATGCTGAGGCCCTCATGACATACGGCACAGAGCGCTTCGTTGCCGGAGGCGGGGATGGCCTCACCGTCAAGATATTCGACTTTCGCTGGGAACGACCCTACCATCACACCTCAGGTCTTCCGTGTCTGAACTCATCGCCATTCCCAGGACCCTCGCAAGCGTTCTTGAAAAATCCTACAAAGTCAAATCTCGGCAATGAAAGGTGCAAGCAAGGACGAGCGTGCCAGTACCACGAGCTCTCAAAACACATCTACTATAGACCGAACGCCAAGTTTTACCTTTCCAGGTcgctgatcaacagcagcgcCAGCATCTGGTCGCTTGCCCGAGGGTCAGACATCTCGCCCAACTTTTACATTGGCATTTCGGGCGGAGTTATCGAAGCCAATCTGGAGCCGTGTCCAAACAACTACCCACCGGACCGGCCCACTACCGACCCTAATTTTGGATTCCCAGACTGGAGAGGACGTGCGGCAGATGGCAGCGGGTACATGAGCAGACAGGTCTCGCCGGCTCTTATGGAGATTGGGGACGGTTATGCATACAAGCAGAACGACAGACCGATACTGCTTCCCAGGCTGCAGGACTGTGGTGGTCCTCCGAGCTGGTCTGGCCCGATACTAAAGCTCTCCAAGTATCACCGACTCGATATGAACTATCAGACAAGGGGGGACTTTGTGTGGGGTTGACCATACATCAGGGATAGAAAACTGGACATATCACGGGACCATTCCTCTGAAGCAttccaaagcagccaacatcccaACATTTCGTGTTTCCATGCCAGGAACAGCATGCTGAGAAGCCTCTGTTCCCCAGCTGACCAGGTCAGATGAACAGTGGTTGAACCTGGAGAAAACGGCCGGGATGGTGCGGCTTAGCTAACAACTGGGGAAATGGGGTGACCCGATTGGTTGGCTACGTCAAAGCTGGGCTGAAAAAGGCCAAGACAAATGCCGAGACTTTCTGGGATTGCCGGATCTGAACGGATGGGGTGGGTCGCGCTCGGGACGAGGGACGGACGTGCATGCACTTGCGACCCGGGAAATCATCTTGTCGGGAATACATCAGACATTTGGAGTATCGTTTATTTGGGATGTTATCTTTTTGGAGATGTAGACAGTATGTACATACAGAGTTGGGACCAACAGCATCGAACCACAACCTGAGACAGGTCTGCAAGGGGAGAATTGGGGAAAAAGGCGTGGTTTGGGGGATTTATAAAGAGCGAAGAAGCCCAGGCTTGAAATGATCAAATGTGATGTCAGACATTACCCCTCCATAGCCGTGCTTCTGCCGACGGCGGCCGGTCGAGGGGCACGGCCCCGTACAAAAGTGACAAACCTCCTGCAGATGAGTTCAACAAGGTACAAGctcacacacatacacacacacacacaccccggGGGGCGGGGCGGGTGGTGATCCCTGGGTGGACGGATGGATAAGGACGGGCGGAATTAACGTGGGATAATACGTTTCGTTAGACACACAATCACAGATACCGGTGCCTTGTGCCGTCGGGTcgggtgtttttggctccaaggggggcgggggggagtgTGTCTTTTGCTGGCCTGGGGGCGCGGTCGAGGAAAATAGATAAGTTGGCTGTTCTGGCCGTTTCAAACTTTCATTGTTGTTCctgttctttttcttctccccatTATACCTGGTTGTTCCACTCATACTCGAATCCACTTCGTCATATCTTGTttgacgacatcatcaccaacaagagcCCTTGTTGCCCaccttgcttgcttgtgtgTGTATAAGTCAAGCTTCGGTTTCCATTCACCCGATTGGTTTGACGGCGTCATAAAGTAGATCCCGCTTTGACTTATACACTACTTCAAggtctaccaccaccaacatcatcatcacaaactTCACATAGCTGTTTTCTTCTCACAAACAGCAAAACATAACAACTACCGTCAAGATGGTTTCAGCATACACCAGCAACGGCTCCGAGGGCGAGACGGAGaagatcaacaccaacattgTGACGCTCACCCGGTTCTTGACTGAAGAGCAAGTCAAGCACAAGGAGGCCACCGGTGACTTTACGTACGTTTCTTCTTACCaattccctccccccataTTCATTCACCTCTAACAATCTCATGTCTTCAGGCTCCTCTGCCACGCCCTCCAATTCTCCTTCAAGTCCATTGCCTACTACATCCGCCGCGCCAccctcgtcaacctcaccggcctcgccgGCAGCTCCAACACGACAGGCGACGACCAAAAAAAGCTCGACGTCATCTCCAACGACCTCTTCATCGAGGCTATGCGCTCGTCGGGTAAATGCGCCTTGCTGGTgtcggaagaagaggaggaagtaatCTACTTTAAAGACGCCAAAGACGCGCGCTACGCCGTAGCCTGCGATCCAATCGACggctcctccaacctcgacgcTGGTGTTTCCGTCGGGACAATCTTTGCGATTCACAAGCTGGCTGAGGGGTCGACGGGAACAAAAGAAGACATCCTCAAGCCCGGGACGGAGCTTGTCGCGGCGGGGTTCACCATGTACGGTGCGTCCGCCCAGCTGGTGATTAcgatgaagggggggagcGTGAACGGGTTTACGCTGGATAACGGGGTGGGGGAGTTCATCCTGACGCATCCGGACATGAGGctgccgaagaagaggagtaTTTACAGTGTGAATGAGGGGAATAGTTTGTATTGGGAGGATAATGTGAAGGAGTATTTTAATAGTCTGaaggaggcgaaggaggagggggggaagccGTATAGTGCCAGGTATATCGGGAGCATGGTGGCGGATGCGTACAGGACGTTGCTTTATGGGGGGGTGTTTGCCTACCCGGCGGACAAGAAGAGTCCGAAGGGGAAGTTGAGGATTTTGTATGAGTGTGCGCCGATGGCGATGGTTTTTGAGAACGGTGAGTTTGACACATGGGTCTATGGGCAAGGGAGATATGATGCTGACAGTGATTATAGCTGGTGGCCAGGCGGTTGACAGCCAGATGAGGAGattgatggaggtggtgccgGAGCATATTCACGACAAGAGTGGAATTTTCATGGGCAGCTGggatgagattgagaaggTCAAGTCCTTCCACAAGTGAGGGGTATGACAAGAACATCATGACATGATTGAAGCGATGGAAGTCAAGTTTGggtatttcttttttttttctttctcattTTACTACACATGCATTCACCACgaggtgttttttttttctcttttttttttcttttttttggtaaTCTTTCAATGAATGAATTCGATATCATGAGAATGTTCCTTGGTGTTTGATGTGTAATGTCTCGTGCTCTTCTGAGAACATGGAATCGGACTGGACACCGGCCCCCGCGGTGAAACCGTTCACaagtggtgtgtgtgtatgcAGGTACTATTTGACCATCAGAGTCAATCGCTTGAACCTAAAGCAAAACAACTTCCTGACCGTTATTTGTCGATGTTGAGGCTGTCTCCTTCACCACGAAATAGTTGACACACAAAAAGTATGTTCACATGCCTTAAATAATAGTTTAtaggccttcaaagatagttaataggcctttgGGAATATTCaaaaggcctattaactatctttaaaggcctataAACTATCTTACAAGGCCTATGGAACTATCCTGTATGGGCATGTTAACCTACTTTAAGTATCCTCAATTATCTTGTGGCAAGGGTGGCTGTTTATGGTGCCTGAGTAAGTCCGGTTTTGGAGTTGCAGCGGGCATGGGCGATCGACAAGACCTTAGCAGAGAGAGGGTTTGAGGGATATCTCACATGCCAATTGGGCTatttttgtttcttcccCAGAGTTTCTAACTACCCCATGATTATGGAATCCATGGAGATTCTTTTTTTGAAGAgacaaaccaaaaaaagtCGGGGAACCGGGGATTGCCCAGGCGGCGGAAAACATCTTGCATGTGAAAGGAGCTGGATGCATCAGAGGAAAACGCACCCCGGGTCGCACTAGGCCGCATTTGGCTATGCCTCGGCCTTTTTCTGACATCACCTGGACCCGCGGCTGGCCACGGAGCACACGGCAGCGAAACCTCGCCTCACGCGGGCGCCGTGGGTGGACAGTTTCGCTGTGGAATGCGCTTTTCGACCTTGGCTGTTGTGTTCAGCGAGGGAAACAACCGCTACTCCGAGGTATCTTTTTGAATTATaaccatctccaacccccgcccccctccatccGTTTCTCTGTTTGTCGTGCCACTACCTTTTAAAACCTATCCTTCCCTTCTCTTTGTTGTGTCCTACAACTTCTGACCCTGTATAACTCCTTGTTCCACTACTTTTTCAAGTCCCTTGGCTCGTTACAAGATCCACAAACCGCAACAATGGGTGGTGAGTAGACTTCCTACCGATGACCGGCGCGTGACGGCTGACATTCCGTGGTGAAGCTCTCGACAGACTTTCTCAGCTGGGCAACCAGATCTCCGGCGGCGCCTCCGCAGGCGGCAAGGCCAAGCTCCTGGAGAAGAACCCCGATGATGTGAGTTTGACCTGGACACATGACAACCGCGGCGCATAACTGACATGCCTTGTTCAACAGATCGTCGTTACCGCTGCCCTCCGGACGGCCATCACAAGAGGTGGAAAGGGTAGCTTCAAGGACacagccgccgccgacctGATGGCTGGTGCCCTCAAGTCCATCATCGAGCGCTCCAAGATCAACCCCGCCCTGGTCGAGGATATTGTTGTCGGCACCGTCCTCGCCCCCGGTGGTGGCGCCACCGAGATGCGCGCTGCCGCTCTCGTTGCCGGCTTCCCCGACTCCACCGCCGTCCACACCCTCAACCGCCAGTGCTCTTCCGGTCTCCAGGCCTGCGTTGACATTGCCAACGCCATCCGCTCCGGCCAGATCGAGGTCGGCATCGGCGCCGGTGTCGAGTCCATGTCCACTCAGTATGGCCCCGGCGCCGTGACCGAGTTCTCCGAGCTCCTCGAGAGTCACCCCGAGGCTGCCAACTGCAAGGTCCCCATGGGTGTCCTCTCTGAGCAGatggccaaggccaagggcGTCACCCGTGCCGTCCAGGATCAGTTCGCTGCCGCCTCCTTCCAGAAGGCCGTCAAGGCCCAGAAGGCTGGTCTCTTCAAGGAAGAGATCGCTCCCCTCAAGGTCAAGTACGAGGACCCCAAGTCCGGCGAGACCAAGGAGATTGTCGTCGACAAGGACGATGGCATCCGTGAGGGTGTCACCGTCGAGTCCCTCGGCAAGATCCGTGCTGCCTTCGCCAAGGACGGCAGCATCCACGCCGGCAACGCCTCCCAGGTTTCCgacggtgccgccgccgttctcCTCATGAAGCGCTCCACCGCAGAGAAGCTCGGCCAGACCATCCTCGGCAAGTA encodes the following:
- a CDS encoding hypothetical protein (EggNog:ENOG503PCE4; COG:Q); protein product: MKMADGFTGLSCAAAALFAFLTYRFIFWPAWFSPLARIPNAHWSVPFSRLWILRIRFTHRENKTLFAAHRRHGPIVRVGPSELSIDDVDCVRTVYQGGFEKTSWYSVFDNYGAVCMFSARPSAEHSARKRLISHVYSKSYMQSSPAASAQGHAILSERILPILERSAKDTQLPHGIDIYSVFMAATMDFIAGYLFGLRNGTDFLGDKAYREHFLELYRARQGYGYYDQEMPQFTRFCRKIGIPFCPKWVDAANKELGDWCLRLCDQISAFPDTTNIDPRDEPVVWKSLVGGLRKDETTKGKDSLLYPAVSNFRLSVASELFDHVLAGQETAGLALTYLTWRLSQSLELQEKLRTELLGMTPNLRQRPDGTIDMPDPKKLDSLPLLHAVLTETLRLHAPIPGPQPRQTPEAGCRLGLYHVPGGVRVAALAYTLHRDEAVFPDAEKWDYTRWLPGTGTEDVRKLRNRQFWAFGSGGRMCIGSNFAMNEMKLMMAAIYSNYTSHIVDDEGVANQSDGYTSRPANEQLYLRFEKVV
- a CDS encoding hypothetical protein (EggNog:ENOG503P0DF; COG:S), which codes for MGSSVPRSFIDLPLEIQFLVFANFDCARDLRALALTCKKLHSAVNNDGWRRFVERSFPSLSIPIPNGNRHTWEQLAESLTWQSRCWDRRALQFQVLLHSPHGDEVRRHRGNARGRGLFHSVVDAHFDPATHEELVVWGAGEDIVGRYRERQGPDKPSKCSWHSVNGKELGFRAAYDDVNSVKIVNHHTGRAVVTGRHNGTLSLISAEPDRFGQLISEFKFGPPETSETNNGSEPENLSSLDVLQHGSNTRIAAATRNGLAVFDLPADATTELELSATFDLKTEIFSLNTSRLSRAKWMEQGETVALALSGSPDPLRYLSLTPTGITHHTAAKNASIAAQFELKDNGNICPNSLEPVCRTGGCRTSLLLSAWRDGTIRLQDLRTPSPFDAVYQDNVDPWVDAEALMTYGTERFVAGGGDGLTVKIFDFRWERPYHHTSGLPCLNSSPFPGPSQAFLKNPTKSNLGNERCKQGRACQYHELSKHIYYRPNAKFYLSRSLINSSASIWSLARGSDISPNFYIGISGGVIEANLEPCPNNYPPDRPTTDPNFGFPDWRGRAADGSGYMSRQVSPALMEIGDGYAYKQNDRPILLPRLQDCGGPPSWSGPILKLSKYHRLDMNYQTRGDFVWG
- the FBP1 gene encoding Fructose-1,6-bisphosphatase (EggNog:ENOG503NUA1; COG:G; BUSCO:EOG092632WW), which produces MVSAYTSNGSEGETEKINTNIVTLTRFLTEEQVKHKEATGDFTLLCHALQFSFKSIAYYIRRATLVNLTGLAGSSNTTGDDQKKLDVISNDLFIEAMRSSGKCALLVSEEEEEVIYFKDAKDARYAVACDPIDGSSNLDAGVSVGTIFAIHKLAEGSTGTKEDILKPGTELVAAGFTMYGASAQLVITMKGGSVNGFTLDNGVGEFILTHPDMRLPKKRSIYSVNEGNSLYWEDNVKEYFNSLKEAKEEGGKPYSARYIGSMVADAYRTLLYGGVFAYPADKKSPKGKLRILYECAPMAMVFENAGGQAVDSQMRRLMEVVPEHIHDKSGIFMGSWDEIEKVKSFHK
- the POT1 gene encoding 3-ketoacyl-CoA thiolase with broad chain length specificity (EggNog:ENOG503NUEC; COG:I) produces the protein MGALDRLSQLGNQISGGASAGGKAKLLEKNPDDIVVTAALRTAITRGGKGSFKDTAAADLMAGALKSIIERSKINPALVEDIVVGTVLAPGGGATEMRAAALVAGFPDSTAVHTLNRQCSSGLQACVDIANAIRSGQIEVGIGAGVESMSTQYGPGAVTEFSELLESHPEAANCKVPMGVLSEQMAKAKGVTRAVQDQFAAASFQKAVKAQKAGLFKEEIAPLKVKYEDPKSGETKEIVVDKDDGIREGVTVESLGKIRAAFAKDGSIHAGNASQVSDGAAAVLLMKRSTAEKLGQTILGKYVNASIVGVPPLLMGLGPWKAIPKVFELTGITKEDVDIFEINEAFASQCLFCANELGIPAEKINPKGGAIAFGHPLGCTGARQVSTLLYELKRTNQKIGVTSMCIGTGMGMAAVWVAE